A genome region from Plasmodium vivax chromosome 11, whole genome shotgun sequence includes the following:
- a CDS encoding hypothetical protein, conserved (encoded by transcript PVX_114000A) produces the protein MTEAEKIKVEKPDFDAYNEKLDSISESIDQVKKKIDNLQKEIKVANKGKEDFNKKKKDIVMRIDGVQQEIDKLESERRTILDEMEKKQKHKKELKVNAQNMKKQIGFHNEEDIEKKIKEIENKLMTSTISIKEEKLLINQIQALNKNKPLLSSYSKMENEASKYDDETIVPLKSKMDSIREQINKLRNEKKNERNKLKELQNSYQEKNSKLNELNNLRDNYSKKMNSYFVERRNLTVEMEEKRQQYRTYKINLMQAKQQKLKEDRERKNLEIEKQSLEKELEDIDLLPYREELALIENMLVYLKKIQEENKLEEAKRNQGSATANTANANTANANAAKKANGDVNTPEKDKQPTDDAAAKGKKAKGKKDKHKIFKLDMNILCYFVTAGISPPVSFDEVDSCISKLVEKREFYETKRDESVKNVETRRADLTGKIKEIEDKLTAFKPSDHQRAPKPNKAKA, from the exons ATGACGGAGGCCGAGAAGATAAAGGTGGAGAAGCCAGACTTCGACGCCTACAATGAGAAGCTGGACAGCATTTCGGAGTCGATTGAccaagtgaagaagaaaatc GACAACCTGCAGAAGGAGATAAAGGTGGCGAACAAGGGCAAGGAGGATTTcaacaagaagaagaaggacatCGTGATGAGGATCGACGGAGTGCAGCAGGAAATAGATAAGCTGGAAAGTGAAAGGAGAACCATTCTGGACGaaatggagaagaagcagaagcacaAGAAGGAGTTGAAGGTGAATGCCCAGAAcatgaagaagcaaatagGGTTCCACAACGAGGAGGacatcgaaaaaaaaattaaagaaatagaaaacaAGCTGATGACCTCAACGATCTCcataaaggaggagaagctgctCATCAACCAGATCCAGGCGTTGAACAAGAACAAGCCGCTACTCTCCTCGtatagcaaaatggaaaatgaagCGAGCAAATATGATGACGAGACAATTGTGCCActgaaaagcaaaatggactcCATCCGAGAGCAGATAAACAAGCTAaggaatgaaaagaaaaacgaaagaaaTAAACTGAAGGAGTTGCAAAATAGCTATCAAGAGAAAAACAGCAAATTGAATGAGCTTAACAATTTGAGAGACAATTATTCGAAGAAAATGAACAGCTATTTTGTGGAGAGAAGGAACCTCACCGTTGAGATGGAGGAGAAGAGACAGCAGTATAGGACCTATAAGATTAACTTAATGCAGGCTAAGCAGCAAAAGTTGAAGGAGGatagggaaaggaaaaacctAGAAATAGAGAAGCAGTCACTAGAGAAGGAGCTAGAAGACATAGACCTCCTGCCCTACAGGGAGGAGCTCGCCTTGATTGAAAACATGCTCGTTTACTTAAAGAAGATACaggaggaaaacaaattGGAGGAGGCCAAGAGGAATCAGGGCAGCGCCACGGCGAACACGGCGAACGCGAACACGGCGAACGCGAACGCTGCGAAGAAGGCCAATGGGGATGTGAATACCCCGGAGAAGGATAAGCAGCCAACCGATGATGCCGCtgccaaggggaagaaagcCAAAGGAAAGAAGGACAAACATAAAATCTTCAAATTAGATATGAACATCCTCTGCTACTTCGTCACTGCGGGCATAAGTCCCCCCGTCAGCTTCGACGAGGTGGATTCCTGCATCTCCAAGCTGGTCGAGAAGAGGGAGTTCTACGAGACCAAGCGGGACGAGAGCGTCAAGAATGTCGAGACCCGGCGCGCGGACCTCACCGGCAAGATTAAGG aaatCGAGGACAAACTGACAGCCTTCAAGCCGAGCGACCACCAGAGAGCCCCGAAACCCAACAAGGCCAAGGCCTGA
- a CDS encoding hypothetical protein, conserved (encoded by transcript PVX_114010A), with the protein MDPSYRKLRTVELQKRKVTQSKNASNLSERKLANVYAPKDFDEDSTIVVCNFPQKTTMNECKNFMQWIGPVIKVEKIPSFMQENNYLVVFCNPHFAKAALETQLVYENKTKLFVRPVEKRETLWKNINDMISTNIGFFS; encoded by the exons ATGGACCCCTCGTACCGCAAGCTGCGGACCGTCGAGCTGCAGAAGCGGAAGGTCACTCAGTCGAAGAACGCGTCCAACTTGTCTGAGCGGAAGCTGGCCAATGTGTACGCG CCGAAGGACTTCGACGAAGACTCCACCATTGTCGTGTGCAACTTCCCGCAAAAGACGACGATGAACGAGTGCAAAAACTTCATGCAGTGGATAGGGCCAGTCATCAAGGTGGAGAAAATCCCCTCCTTCATGCAGGAAAACAACTACCTCGTCGTTTTTTGCAACCCGCACTTCGCCAAG GCCGCCCTCGAAACGCAACTTGTGTATGAAAACAAAACGAAGCTGTTCGTCAGGCCAGTGGAGAAGAGGGAGACCCTCTGGAAAAACATAAACGACATGATTTCCACGAACATTgggtttttttcttaa
- a CDS encoding hypothetical protein (encoded by transcript PVX_114005A) produces MDEGIDEGIDEGIDEGIDEGIDEGIDEGIDEGIDEGIDEGIDEGIDEGIDEGIDEGIDEGIDEGIDEGIDEGIDEGIDEGIHEGIDIGRHRYRQTGKDRRRCRQTDMEQTDAEWETHVGTQA; encoded by the coding sequence ATGGACGAAGGCATAGACGAGGGCATAGACGAGGGCATAGACGAGGGCATAGACGAGGGCATAGACGAGGGCATAGACGAGGGCATAGACGAGGGCATAGACGAGGGCATAGACGAGGGCATAGACGAGGGCATAGACGAGGGCATAGACGAGGGCATAGACGAGGGCATAGACGAGGGCATAGACGAGGGCATAGACGAGGGCATAGACGAGGGCATAGACGAGGGCATAGACGAAGGCATACATGAAGGCATAGACATAGGCAGACATAGGTACAGACAGACAGGTAAAGACAGACGTAGATGCAGGCAGACAGACATGGAACAGACAGACGCAGAATGGGAGACTCACGTGGGCACACAGGCATAA